From the genome of Brassica oleracea var. oleracea cultivar TO1000 chromosome C4, BOL, whole genome shotgun sequence:
NNNNNNNNNNNNNNNNNNNNNNNNNNNNNNNNNNNNNNNNNNNNNNNNNNNNNNNNNNNNNNNNNNNNNNNNNNNNNNNNNNNNNNNNNNNNNNNNNNNNNNNNNNNNNNNNNNNNNNNNNNNNNNNNNNNNNNNNNNNNNNNNNNNNNNNNNNNNNNNNNNNNNNNNNNNNNNNNNNNNNNNNNNNNNNNNNNNNNNNNNNNNNNNNNNNNNNNNNNNNNNNNNNNNNNNNNNNNNNNNNNNNNNNNNNNNNNNNNNNNNNNNNNNNNNNNNNNNNNNNNNNNNNNNNNNNNNNNNNNNNNNNNNNNNNNNNNNNNNNNNNNNNNNNNNNNNNNNNNNNNNNNNNNNNNNNNNNNNNNNNNNNNNNNNNNNNNNNNNNNNNNNNNNNNNNNNNNNNNNNNNNNNNNNNNNNNNNNNNNNNNNNNNNNNNNNNNNNNNNNNNNNNNNNNNNNNNNNNNNNNNNNNNNNNNNNNNNNNNNNNNNNNNNNNNNNNNNNNNNNNNNNNNNNNNNNNNNNNNNNNNNNNNNNNNNNNNNNNNNNNNNNNNNNNNNNNNNNNNNNNNNNNNNNNNNNNNNNNNNNNNNNNNNNNNNNNNNNNNNNNNNNNNNNNNNNNNNNNNNNNNNNNNNNNNNNNNNNNNNNNNNNNNNNNNNNNNNNNNNNNNNNNNNNNNNNNNNNNNNNNNNNNNNNNNNNNNNNNNNNNNNNNNNNNNNNNNNNNNNNNNNNNNNNNNNNNNNNNNNNNNNNNNNNNNNNNNNNNNNNNNNNNNNNNNNNNNNNNNNNNNNNNNNNNNNNNNNNNNNNNNNNNNNNNNNNNNNNNNNNNNNNNNNNNNNNNNNNNNNNNNATATATATAGAGAAATTTTCGAGTTGGGTAGTTGAAATATAACAACGATTTTACAAGGAATATTTTACATGGATTTTACATGGTTTTAACATATTATTTACAACGACTTTACGACGAAATTAGGTAAGTTAAAGCACATTGAATACACGTTTTCACCTAAATATAACGGTAACATGCTTCGTTGTAATGTCGATGTAATGATTACGACGTATTTCTCATTCCACGTACATTCGTCGTAAACTTACATGAAGTTTACGACGAAATCAGTTCGTCGTAAATTTACATGGCGTTTACGACGAAAGTTAGATTCCTCGTAATTTCGTTGCAAAGACCATGTAAATTTACGACGAAATATTTTCGTCGTAAATGTTCGTTGTTATGGGCACATTTTCTTGTAGTGTTAACTTTAGAACAAAAAATCATTTTTGGAATAAAATCAAATAGTAGATTCACTTTTAATGCTAAAAATTCACGGCTAACTAAATCTTAAATCTTGAATAATTATATGGCATTTACCCTTATCTTTACTAACTAGCTATATATGCCTCTTACCCATTTACGTGAAACGCATAACACTCTCTGCAAATCCTCCAAAAATATCTATGACTACTTTTCATCCTCTCAAAAAACTCATGAGACTTTTCAAGAATAACTCGCGAATTCAAGTTAAGTGCTTACATTTTTGGAGGCAGAACACATTTTTTGGCTTCTTTCCGCGGAACAAAAACAAAGACGTATTAGGGTTACCTGTTTATATATGGGCTTCAGTTAATGTTTAAGGTCCACTCTTATTTTTGTTAAATATGATCTACCAATTTTTCAATCATAACAAAATGGCCAAATTCAATTCATTAGCTTGGGCTTTGCTATATATAATTGATAGAGATATGTATTTTTTTAAATGTGGCTTGGGTTACTTTTCCAATAGTTTATATTGTTGCTGACTAAATTTTTTTTCTTTTTTATTTAAAACAGACTATAATTTTAAAATATAATATTAATCACTAAATTTATTGTATAATTTTTTTAAAACACACAAAATCTAAAATAAATACTTTAATATTTTGCATTTTAATGTTTTTGTTACCGAGTTCAATGAAAAAAATATACAAAAAATAAGAATACAACGCTATAGTTTAAAAATGGATACAAAATGAAATGAACAAGATACACCAATTTCAGAACTCAATAACCTATGAAAAAACATTAATATTTTTACAACAAACAAAAAAAATAGAATTATGTTGAACGTACATCCGCGCGGACACGCAGATCAAAATCTAGTTAAGCAATAGATAATACAACCAATAATCTGGTTTAGCACAGTGGTTGAACATATTGTTAAATATTTCTCTGGACCCCGGTTTGACACCCACATAAACATCTGTTACCATTTGACTAACGGAGACACGGTACATTATATACCTAAATATTTTTGTTCGCGTAAGAAATTTATATATATGTATGTTTTAGCACATGGTCCGTGTGTATGTGATGATTTGGACCACGGTTCTCTGGCAGATTTCCCATCATCTTACTCACTAGATATCTTTGTCCTCAACATCTTATGTTTGGTTTCCTTCACAAGTTCTTGGTGTGTATATGTATTTTTTTAATGTAAAATTATTATCTGTGGACTGCTATTGAAGCAAATCTCCAATGATTTGAGAAGTTCTCATAAATGAAGTAATGAGAGACAGCAGATGCAGTCTTTTGACATCAAACCAATTTTGACCAAACCTCATAAGAAACTCATAACCAAACACAATGAAATCAAACATGAAGTAACACTAACACTAGTGATGATACGCACCAGCAAACAATTAATAAGGGAAGCTGCGGTTTAGATAGAGAGATATGTTTAGGTAAGATCATCTTCCTCAAGCTCCTTTGCCTTCAGCTTCTCCTTCACCCTCAACAACATAGTTGTCTTCCATGAATCCTGCCAACAATACAAATTCAATGATGAGAATCTGACGAAAGAAAATATCATTCAAAGTTTGTGTGGGAGGTTTATAGGGTCCATGCCAGAGGGGTCATGCTGTCAAACTCCTTGACAACGTCTGTGAACTTTGCGATGTCTTCTTCATCGATAGCAGAAGCAAGGTCCTATACATGGGAATCAAACACTTGACTAAGCATACTTTATATAAGCTATGTTCGCATGATCACTACAAAACTCAGTTTCAAGCCTTACGGATAAGAATTTGCATTCTCGTGTTCCAGTAAAAGTTGGATCCAGATCCTGTAGAAACGTAGGAGTTAAAAATCATGTTATAGTTCCTTCAAAGTCCACATCAGTATATGCTGAAGTTACAGGTGTTTTTGGTGGGAAGAACAGGAAGAAGAAGAAAACCTGATATTTCTCCAGCGCATTGGTTATGGAAACAACATCAGGTTTGCAAAGGTGGCACATGCCAGCATTGAGAAGATGTCCCTTAACTCCATACTTAAGCAAGTTATTGTTGAGTGATTGGCATGCTATTTCTTCATAAATCTTGATTGCCTTCTCATATCTGTCAAAGATACACCAACCAAGCCCTTGTCAATCAATCCCATCCCAAACAAAGTAACTAAAAAAGGCTTTCATTGCTGCCCGTGCATGGTGACCATCTTGAATACACACAAAGCCGATTATATGGGTTCAGAAAGTCTTACTGCTCTAACTGCGCAGCGTATTGTGCCACCTTGAGATTGCACTGGTTAGCAGAAGTGGTCACTTCTTCGTTTTGAAAGAACTCAGCTGCCTTTTCAAAGTAAGAAATAGCCTGGTCGATCTTCTGGTCAGCTTCATAATGCTCAGCAATTTCCTGTCAGAAGAACAAAACCATAAATCACCCTATTAGTAAAACTACTGACTCAATGTTCTGAACTTAAAAAGAGTGTAATATTCAATTCATGCTCTGTTCTGAACTTAAAAGAGTGTAATATTCAATTCATGCTCTAAAGAGACACATACCTTGTAGTATCTGGCAGCCATGTTGAGCCTTCCTATCTCACAAAATATATTCACTGCTCGCTCTAGACAAGATGCAGCCTCTGCATGACAAGATCATGGTTATATTAGAGTTGAAAATACACACGCTATAGACAAGAGGTAGCCTCTACAATACCATTAGTGTCAACTTTCTTGTAGCACTTAGCAGCTTCGGCGTACGCGTTAGCAGCATCATGCTTGCTGTCAGACTACAGATACACAACAAGGCTATAACAGTTCAATACATTGCATCCAGAATCATGATTGTAGGCAAAAAGAACTAACCTTTAAGTGACAATCAGCAAGTTTAAGATAAGCCTTTCCAGCTTGATCCCCTGAAACAACCCATACATTGAACACATTAACAGTATACACTGCTGGAGAATTGAACATAAAACCTAATCAAACAGATCGCGATAGTCTCTTAAAGATCAAATCATATCTAATTCTGAGAAACCCAGAACGAAAAACGAAAACTTTACATGA
Proteins encoded in this window:
- the LOC106339317 gene encoding alpha-soluble NSF attachment protein 2-like; its protein translation is MGDHLVRAEEFEKKAEKKLNGWGIFGSKYEDAADLLEKAANSYKLAKSWDQAGKAYLKLADCHLKSDSKHDAANAYAEAAKCYKKVDTNEAASCLERAVNIFCEIGRLNMAARYYKEIAEHYEADQKIDQAISYFEKAAEFFQNEEVTTSANQCNLKVAQYAAQLEQYEKAIKIYEEIACQSLNNNLLKYGVKGHLLNAGMCHLCKPDVVSITNALEKYQDLDPTFTGTRECKFLSDLASAIDEEDIAKFTDVVKEFDSMTPLDSWKTTMLLRVKEKLKAKELEEDDLT